The proteins below are encoded in one region of Pseudomonas ekonensis:
- a CDS encoding peptide chain release factor 3 translates to MTRQAAEVAKRRTFAIISHPDAGKTTITEKLLLMGKAIAVAGTVKSRKSDRHATSDWMEMEKQRGISITTSVMQFPYREHMINLLDTPGHEDFSEDTYRTLTAVDSALMVLDGGKGVEPRTIALMDVCRLRDTPIVSFINKLDRDIRDPIELLDEIEAVLKIKAAPITWPIGCYRDFKGVYHLAGDYIIVYTPGHGHERTETKIIEKLDSPEARAHLGDEYDRFLEQLELVQGACHEFDQQEFLDGQLTPVFFGTALGNFGVDHVLDAVVDWAPRPLARVANERTVEPVEEKFSGFIFKIQANMDPKHRDRIAFMRICSGKYEKGMKMRHVRTGKDVRIGDALTFFSSEREQLEEAYAGDIIGLHNHGTIQIGDTFSEGEALGFTGIPHFAPELFRRVRLRDPLKSKQLRQGLQQLAEEGATQVFFPERSNDIILGAVGVLQFDVVASRLKEEYKVECSYEQISVYSARWIECGDKKKLEEFSNKAVENLALDGGGHLTYLAPTRVNLALMEERWPDVKFRATREHH, encoded by the coding sequence ATGACCAGACAGGCCGCCGAAGTCGCGAAACGCCGCACTTTCGCCATTATTTCCCACCCCGATGCCGGTAAAACCACCATCACCGAAAAGCTCTTGCTGATGGGCAAGGCGATTGCGGTGGCCGGTACGGTGAAGTCCCGCAAATCCGATCGCCATGCGACATCCGACTGGATGGAGATGGAGAAGCAGCGGGGCATTTCCATCACCACGTCGGTCATGCAGTTCCCGTACCGCGAACACATGATCAACCTGCTCGACACCCCGGGCCACGAAGACTTCTCCGAAGACACCTACCGCACCCTGACCGCGGTGGACTCGGCGCTGATGGTGCTCGACGGCGGTAAAGGCGTGGAGCCACGCACCATCGCCCTGATGGACGTCTGCCGTCTGCGCGACACGCCGATCGTCAGCTTCATCAACAAACTCGACCGTGACATCCGCGACCCGATCGAACTGCTCGACGAGATCGAAGCCGTCCTCAAGATCAAGGCCGCGCCGATCACCTGGCCGATCGGCTGCTACCGCGACTTCAAGGGCGTGTACCACCTGGCCGGCGACTACATCATCGTCTACACCCCGGGCCACGGCCACGAGCGCACCGAAACCAAGATCATCGAAAAGCTCGACTCGCCAGAAGCCCGCGCGCACCTGGGCGACGAGTACGACCGTTTCCTGGAGCAGCTCGAGCTGGTGCAGGGCGCCTGCCACGAGTTCGACCAGCAGGAGTTCCTCGACGGCCAGCTGACCCCGGTGTTCTTCGGTACGGCCCTGGGCAACTTCGGCGTCGACCATGTCCTCGACGCTGTGGTCGACTGGGCGCCGCGTCCGCTGGCCCGGGTCGCCAACGAGCGCACCGTGGAGCCGGTCGAAGAGAAGTTCTCCGGCTTCATCTTCAAGATCCAGGCGAACATGGATCCCAAGCACCGCGACCGCATCGCCTTCATGCGCATCTGCTCCGGCAAGTACGAAAAAGGCATGAAGATGCGCCACGTGCGCACCGGCAAGGACGTGCGCATCGGCGACGCCTTGACGTTCTTCTCCTCCGAGCGCGAGCAACTGGAAGAGGCCTACGCCGGCGACATCATCGGCCTGCACAACCACGGCACCATCCAGATCGGCGACACCTTCAGCGAAGGCGAAGCGCTGGGTTTCACCGGCATCCCGCACTTCGCCCCGGAACTGTTCCGCCGCGTGCGCCTGCGCGATCCGCTGAAGTCCAAGCAGCTGCGCCAAGGCCTGCAGCAACTGGCCGAGGAGGGCGCGACCCAGGTGTTCTTCCCCGAGCGCAGCAACGACATCATCCTCGGCGCCGTCGGGGTGCTGCAGTTCGATGTGGTGGCCAGCCGCCTGAAAGAGGAATACAAGGTCGAGTGCTCCTACGAGCAGATCTCCGTGTACTCCGCGCGCTGGATCGAATGCGGCGACAAGAAGAAGCTGGAAGAGTTTTCCAACAAGGCCGTGGAAAACCTGGCGCTGGACGGCGGCGGTCACCTGACCTACCTCGCCCCGACCCGGGTCAACCTGGCGCTGATGGAAGAGCGCTGGCCGGACGTGAAGTTCCGCGCGACCCGTGAGCATCACTAA
- a CDS encoding ABC transporter permease, which produces MAIRYGKGLTGGAVVIALLALLIHWIGTDTIQRYRDDLLFYLQAHLVLVLASMLAALAVGIPSGILLSRPAMLGRAERFMQCFNIGNTVPPLAVLAIALGILGIGSGPAIFALFLASLLPIVRNTYEGLKNVQGSLKEAAVGIGMTPRQVLWQVELPNAVPIIVGGVRVALAINVGTAPLAFLIGANSLGSLIFPGIALNNQPQLLLGAACTALLALLLDGAVTLASRLWLERGLRPS; this is translated from the coding sequence GTGGCTATCCGCTATGGCAAAGGGCTGACGGGAGGTGCGGTGGTGATCGCCCTCCTGGCCCTGCTGATCCACTGGATCGGCACCGACACGATCCAACGCTACCGCGACGATCTGCTGTTCTACCTGCAAGCCCACCTGGTGCTTGTCCTCGCGTCCATGCTGGCCGCCCTGGCCGTGGGCATCCCCTCCGGCATCCTCCTCAGCCGCCCGGCGATGCTCGGCCGCGCCGAACGCTTCATGCAGTGCTTCAACATCGGCAACACCGTGCCGCCGCTGGCGGTGCTCGCCATCGCCCTGGGCATCCTGGGCATCGGCAGCGGCCCGGCGATCTTCGCCCTGTTCCTGGCCTCCCTGCTGCCCATCGTGCGCAACACCTACGAAGGCCTGAAAAACGTCCAGGGCTCATTGAAAGAAGCGGCGGTCGGCATCGGCATGACCCCGCGCCAGGTGCTGTGGCAGGTCGAACTGCCCAACGCCGTGCCGATCATCGTCGGCGGCGTAAGGGTGGCGCTGGCGATCAACGTCGGCACCGCGCCGCTGGCGTTCCTGATCGGCGCCAACAGCCTCGGCAGCCTGATCTTCCCCGGCATCGCCCTGAACAACCAGCCGCAACTGCTGCTCGGCGCCGCGTGCACCGCGCTGCTGGCCCTGCTGCTCGACGGCGCGGTCACCCTCGCCAGCCGCCTCTGGCTGGAACGCGGTCTGCGCCCGTCCTAA
- a CDS encoding glycine betaine ABC transporter substrate-binding protein yields the protein MKRLSFFLGCALLFAGFAQAADTPVIRIGARVFTEQTLLAEITSQYLRSKGYDAQITGGLGSNLARSAHESGQLDLLWEYTGVSLVAYNHVTEKLDSGQSYARVKELDAKKGLVWLAPSKFSNTYALALPEKVAEEYPQISNISQLNEVLRSEAKPHRLVALDTEFANRSDGLDGMVKLYDMNLTRQNIRQMDAGLVYTALRNGQVFAGLVYTTDGRLNAFGLKLLEDDKHYFPDYTAAPVVRQAFLDAHPQLAGQLKPLAELFDDETMRQLNTRVDVDHESPSKVAADFLRRHPLN from the coding sequence ATGAAACGACTTAGCTTTTTCCTGGGCTGCGCCCTGCTGTTCGCAGGATTCGCCCAAGCCGCCGACACACCGGTGATCCGCATCGGCGCCCGGGTGTTCACCGAACAGACCCTGCTGGCGGAAATCACTTCGCAATACCTGCGCAGCAAAGGCTACGACGCGCAGATCACCGGCGGTCTGGGCAGCAACCTCGCCCGCAGCGCCCACGAAAGCGGGCAACTGGACCTGCTCTGGGAGTACACCGGCGTGTCGCTGGTGGCCTACAACCATGTCACCGAAAAGCTCGACAGCGGACAGTCCTACGCACGGGTGAAAGAACTCGACGCGAAAAAAGGACTGGTCTGGCTCGCACCGTCGAAGTTCAGCAACACCTACGCCCTCGCCCTGCCGGAAAAGGTAGCCGAGGAATATCCGCAGATCAGCAACATCAGTCAGTTGAACGAAGTGCTGCGCAGCGAGGCCAAGCCCCATCGCCTGGTGGCGCTGGACACAGAGTTCGCCAACCGCTCCGACGGTCTGGACGGCATGGTCAAGCTCTACGACATGAACCTGACCCGCCAGAACATCCGGCAGATGGACGCGGGGCTTGTCTACACCGCCCTGCGCAACGGGCAGGTGTTTGCCGGCCTGGTCTACACCACCGACGGTCGCCTCAACGCGTTCGGGCTGAAGCTGCTGGAAGACGACAAGCATTACTTTCCGGACTACACCGCCGCGCCTGTCGTGCGTCAGGCCTTCCTCGACGCCCACCCGCAACTGGCCGGGCAACTCAAGCCGCTGGCCGAACTGTTCGACGACGAAACCATGCGCCAGCTCAACACGCGGGTCGACGTCGATCACGAAAGCCCTTCCAAAGTCGCTGCCGATTTTCTGCGCCGGCATCCACTGAACTAA
- a CDS encoding ABC transporter permease produces MELLNAFSHLDWQQVMHLTWQHITLVGIAVSLAILIGVPLGILMTRFPPLAGPLQASATVLLTVPSIALFGLLLPFYSKFGQGLGPLPAITAVFLYSLLPIMRNTYLALTGVEPGIREAARGIGMTFGQRLRMVELPIAVPVILAGVRTAVVMNIGVMTIAATIGAGGLGVLILASISRSDMSMLIVGALLVSLLAIFADLFLQWLQRSLTPKGLLK; encoded by the coding sequence ATGGAATTGCTGAACGCCTTTTCCCACCTCGACTGGCAGCAGGTGATGCACCTGACCTGGCAGCACATCACCCTGGTCGGCATCGCCGTCAGCCTGGCGATTCTCATCGGCGTGCCGCTGGGCATTCTGATGACCCGCTTCCCGCCCCTCGCCGGCCCCTTGCAGGCCAGCGCCACGGTGCTGCTGACCGTGCCGTCGATTGCGCTGTTCGGCTTGCTGCTGCCGTTCTATTCGAAGTTCGGCCAGGGCCTCGGGCCGCTGCCCGCCATCACCGCCGTGTTCCTTTATTCGCTGCTGCCGATCATGCGCAACACCTACCTGGCCCTGACCGGCGTGGAGCCCGGCATCCGCGAAGCCGCAAGGGGCATCGGCATGACCTTCGGCCAGCGCCTGCGCATGGTCGAGCTGCCGATCGCGGTGCCGGTGATCCTCGCCGGCGTGCGCACCGCCGTGGTGATGAACATCGGCGTGATGACCATCGCCGCCACCATCGGCGCCGGCGGCCTCGGCGTGCTGATCCTGGCCTCCATCAGCCGCAGTGACATGTCGATGCTGATCGTCGGCGCGCTGCTGGTCAGTCTTCTGGCGATCTTCGCCGATCTGTTTTTGCAGTGGCTGCAACGCTCTTTGACTCCAAAAGGATTACTCAAATGA
- a CDS encoding osmoprotectant ABC transporter ATP-binding protein OsmV, translating to MIELQNLSKTFQSNGKDVKAVDSVSLTVNEGEICVFLGPSGCGKSTTLKMINRLIKPTSGKILINGEDTTDLDEVTLRRNIGYVIQQIGLFPNMTIEENIVVVPKLLGWDKQKCHDRARELMSMIKLEPKQYLHRYPRELSGGQQQRIGVIRALAADAPLLLMDEPFGAVDPINREMIQNEFFEMQRALNKTVIMVSHDIDEAIKLGDKIAIFRAGKLLQIDHPDTLLAHPADDFVSHFVGQDSTLKRLLLVKAEDAADNAPSVSPDTPVAEALELMDELDRRYVVVTCAENKALGYVRRRDLHRQTGACGQFLREFNATAAYDEHLRILLSRMYEFNRAWLPVLDAERVFLGEVTQESIAAYLSSGRSRGMKTHIVSPAEAAVA from the coding sequence ATGATCGAACTTCAAAACCTCAGCAAGACCTTCCAAAGCAACGGCAAAGACGTGAAAGCCGTGGACTCGGTAAGCCTGACCGTCAATGAAGGTGAAATTTGCGTGTTCCTCGGGCCATCGGGTTGCGGCAAAAGCACCACACTGAAAATGATCAACCGCCTGATCAAACCGACCTCGGGCAAGATCCTGATCAACGGCGAAGACACTACCGACCTCGACGAAGTGACCCTGCGCCGCAACATCGGCTATGTGATCCAGCAGATCGGGCTGTTCCCCAACATGACCATCGAAGAAAACATTGTCGTCGTGCCGAAACTGCTCGGCTGGGACAAACAGAAATGCCACGACCGCGCCCGCGAACTGATGAGCATGATCAAGCTTGAGCCCAAGCAATATCTGCATCGTTACCCGCGTGAACTGTCCGGCGGCCAGCAACAACGGATCGGTGTGATCCGCGCATTGGCGGCGGATGCGCCGCTGTTGCTGATGGACGAGCCGTTCGGCGCGGTCGATCCGATCAACCGCGAGATGATCCAGAACGAGTTCTTCGAGATGCAGCGGGCGCTGAACAAGACGGTGATCATGGTCAGCCACGACATCGACGAAGCGATCAAGCTCGGCGACAAGATCGCGATCTTCCGCGCCGGCAAGCTGTTGCAGATCGACCATCCGGACACCTTGCTCGCGCACCCGGCGGACGACTTCGTCAGCCACTTCGTCGGCCAGGACAGCACCCTCAAACGCCTGCTGCTGGTGAAGGCCGAAGACGCCGCGGACAACGCGCCGTCGGTGAGCCCGGACACCCCGGTGGCCGAGGCGCTGGAACTGATGGACGAACTCGACCGCCGCTACGTCGTGGTCACCTGCGCCGAGAACAAGGCGCTGGGCTATGTGCGCCGCCGCGACCTGCACCGCCAGACCGGCGCCTGCGGGCAATTCCTGCGCGAATTCAACGCCACGGCGGCGTATGACGAGCACCTGCGGATCCTGTTGTCGCGCATGTACGAGTTCAACCGCGCGTGGCTGCCTGTGCTGGACGCCGAGCGGGTGTTCCTCGGCGAGGTCACCCAGGAATCGATTGCGGCGTACCTGAGCTCGGGCCGTTCGCGGGGGATGAAGACCCATATCGTGTCGCCGGCCGAGGCCGCAGTGGCTTGA
- a CDS encoding type III PLP-dependent enzyme, giving the protein MSIQVEDYFARETFQKMKAFADKQETPFVVIDTAMIAQAYDDLRAGFEFAKVYYAVKANPAVEIIDVLKEKGSSFDIASIYELDKVLGRGVRPDQISYGNTIKKSKDIRYFYEKGVRLFATDSEADLRNIAKAAPGAKVYVRILTEGSTTADWPLSRKFGCQTDMAMDLLILARDLGLVPYGISFHVGSQQRDISVWDAAIAKVKVIFERLKEEDGIHLKLINMGGGFPANYITRTNSLETYAEEIIRFLKEDFGDDLPEIILEPGRSLIANAGILVSEVVLVARKSRTAVERWVYTDVGKFSGLIETMDEAIKFPIWTEKKGEMEEVVIAGPTCDSADIMYENYKYGLPLNLAIGDRLYWLSTGAYTTSYSAVEFNGFPPLKSYYV; this is encoded by the coding sequence ATGTCGATCCAGGTCGAAGACTATTTCGCGCGCGAAACCTTTCAGAAGATGAAGGCGTTCGCCGACAAGCAGGAAACCCCGTTCGTGGTGATCGACACCGCGATGATCGCCCAGGCCTACGATGACCTGCGCGCCGGTTTCGAATTCGCCAAGGTCTACTACGCGGTCAAGGCCAACCCGGCCGTCGAGATCATCGACGTGCTCAAGGAAAAGGGTTCGAGCTTCGACATCGCCTCCATCTACGAGCTGGACAAAGTGCTGGGCCGCGGCGTGCGCCCGGACCAGATCAGCTACGGCAACACCATCAAGAAGTCCAAGGACATCCGCTACTTCTATGAGAAGGGCGTGCGTCTGTTCGCCACCGACTCGGAAGCCGACCTGCGCAACATCGCCAAGGCCGCCCCGGGCGCCAAAGTCTACGTGCGCATCCTGACCGAAGGCTCGACCACCGCCGACTGGCCGCTGTCGCGCAAGTTCGGCTGCCAGACCGACATGGCCATGGACCTGCTGATCCTCGCCCGCGACCTGGGCCTGGTGCCTTACGGCATCTCGTTCCACGTCGGCTCGCAGCAGCGCGACATCAGCGTCTGGGACGCGGCCATCGCCAAGGTCAAGGTGATCTTCGAACGCCTGAAGGAAGAAGACGGCATCCACCTGAAGCTGATCAACATGGGCGGCGGCTTCCCGGCCAACTACATCACCCGCACCAACAGCCTGGAAACCTACGCGGAAGAAATCATCCGTTTCCTGAAAGAAGACTTCGGCGACGACCTGCCGGAAATCATCCTGGAGCCGGGCCGCTCGCTGATCGCCAACGCCGGCATCCTGGTCAGTGAAGTGGTGCTGGTGGCGCGCAAGTCGCGCACCGCCGTCGAGCGCTGGGTGTACACCGACGTGGGCAAGTTCTCCGGCCTGATCGAAACCATGGACGAAGCCATCAAGTTCCCGATCTGGACCGAGAAGAAAGGCGAGATGGAAGAAGTGGTCATCGCAGGTCCCACTTGCGACAGCGCCGACATCATGTACGAGAACTACAAGTACGGCCTGCCGCTGAACCTGGCCATCGGCGACCGCCTGTACTGGCTGTCGACCGGCGCGTACACCACCAGCTACAGCGCAGTGGAGTTCAACGGCTTTCCGCCGCTGAAGTCGTACTACGTATAA
- a CDS encoding tetratricopeptide repeat protein, whose product MLEESPARAAQAILLAASEGVLEAQALLGQILLDGHGIAQDLPLAQRWFGIAAGQGHAMARNMLGRCHEHGWGCAADASLAAQHYRIAAQAGLDWAMYNLANLLATGRGVDEDQRQALDLYRCAAEQGHAKSMNLLGRYLEQGRACAQDVAAAHEWYRRSAEAGDFRGQFSHAAVLADQGRVDEALVWLEKARVGGNLKFLRVASEALAGASDPRIQAIAETYRTRQDELTA is encoded by the coding sequence ATGCTCGAAGAAAGCCCGGCCCGCGCGGCCCAGGCGATCCTGTTGGCGGCAAGCGAAGGCGTGCTCGAGGCGCAGGCATTGCTGGGGCAGATCCTGCTCGATGGTCATGGCATCGCCCAGGACCTGCCGCTCGCCCAGCGTTGGTTCGGGATCGCGGCAGGGCAAGGCCATGCGATGGCGCGCAACATGCTCGGCCGCTGCCATGAGCACGGCTGGGGATGTGCGGCGGACGCTTCGCTTGCCGCGCAGCATTATCGAATCGCGGCGCAGGCCGGCTTGGACTGGGCGATGTACAACCTCGCCAATCTGCTCGCCACCGGGCGCGGCGTGGACGAGGACCAGCGGCAAGCGCTGGATCTGTATCGATGCGCCGCTGAGCAGGGGCATGCCAAGTCCATGAACCTGTTGGGGCGCTATCTGGAGCAAGGGCGGGCGTGTGCGCAGGATGTGGCGGCGGCGCATGAGTGGTATCGCCGCTCGGCCGAGGCCGGGGACTTTCGTGGGCAGTTCAGTCATGCAGCAGTGCTGGCGGATCAGGGGCGAGTCGATGAGGCACTGGTCTGGCTGGAAAAGGCGCGGGTCGGCGGCAATCTGAAATTTTTGCGGGTGGCGAGCGAAGCGCTGGCCGGGGCGAGTGATCCCCGGATACAGGCCATCGCAGAAACCTACCGGACGCGCCAAGACGAGCTGACTGCCTGA
- a CDS encoding Fe2+-dependent dioxygenase, producing the protein MLLHIPGLFEKDEVQRIREALEQADWADGKITAGYQSAKAKHNLQLPEGHPLAKEIGAAMLDRLWKNPLFMSAALPHKVFPPLFNCYTAGGSFGFHIDNAVRQPKGSIERVRTDLSATLFFSEPEDYDGGELEIHDTYGTQRVKLPAGDMVLYPGTSLHKVNAVTRGARYASFFWTQSLVREDSQRALLFEMDGAIRQLTQDMPDHPSLIRLTGTYHNLLRRWVEV; encoded by the coding sequence ATGCTGCTGCACATCCCCGGGCTGTTCGAAAAGGACGAAGTGCAGCGCATCCGCGAGGCGCTGGAGCAGGCCGACTGGGCCGACGGCAAGATCACCGCCGGCTACCAATCGGCCAAGGCCAAGCACAATCTGCAATTGCCCGAAGGCCATCCGCTGGCCAAGGAAATCGGCGCGGCCATGCTCGACCGGCTGTGGAAAAACCCGCTGTTCATGTCCGCTGCGCTGCCGCACAAGGTGTTCCCGCCGCTGTTCAACTGCTACACCGCCGGCGGCAGCTTCGGCTTCCACATCGACAATGCGGTGCGCCAGCCCAAGGGCAGCATCGAGCGGGTGCGCACGGACCTGTCGGCCACGCTGTTCTTCAGCGAGCCTGAGGACTACGACGGCGGCGAACTGGAGATCCACGACACCTACGGCACCCAGCGGGTCAAGCTGCCCGCCGGCGACATGGTGCTGTACCCCGGCACCAGCCTGCACAAGGTCAACGCCGTCACCCGCGGCGCGCGCTACGCGTCGTTCTTCTGGACGCAGAGCCTGGTGCGCGAAGACAGCCAGCGCGCCTTGCTGTTCGAGATGGACGGCGCGATCCGTCAGCTCACCCAGGACATGCCTGACCACCCTTCGCTGATCCGCCTCACCGGCACCTACCACAACCTGCTGCGTCGCTGGGTCGAGGTGTAA
- a CDS encoding TonB-dependent receptor, whose product MSRRQVQMPVSSPRLLASAIGVAITASSAGHVVFAAEKTDSKPSGNAIALDATSITGENQSSTSYQVEKASSPKYTAPLVDTPRSVTVIPQQVLKDTGALNMQDALRTVPGITFGAGEGGNPQGDRPFIRGFDAQGDTYLDGVRDTGSQSREIFAVENIEVSKGPNSAIGGRGAAGGSINLVSKKAHLGNSFDGGFTWGSDQTQRYTLDGNYQFSDTAAGRLNLMSHESNVAGRDKVDYDRWGIAPSLAFGLGTDTRVNLDYYHLESNDTPDSGIPYTIPKAGSAARTKSDPDKPYAGGDHSNFYGLDRDFRKGRTDTATFAIEHDLNDSLTIKNTLRHGTSMQDYILTQPDDSKGNVNNGSLWRRANTRVSNTETTTNQTDLFGTFYLGGFKNSFSTGVEYTREESSKSSYNVNTDTTPRTTNVPSSTNCTPAMIGAPSGYNCTSLSNPNPNDPWNGAISRNYAGTDTQSDTYALYVFDTLELTEQWLVNMGLRYDHFETGYKTYTNAGTTTAKGSDTSEFVTGQFGVVYKPAENGSIYASFATSATPPGNTLGEGMEGNPLGGTPDRNGNLLKSDMEPETTKNYEIGTKWDLLNDRLSLTADIFRTEKENARVQVDTTSYENVGKTRVQGIELSASGKITDKWQVFAGYAYMDSEQVDGGDLPANKANNGNELPNTPKNSASLWTTYQLTPKLTVGGGAFYVDDVFGSVANTTMVDSYVRYDAMAAYKLSKNVDLQLNVQNLTNETYYDKAFSTHFANQAAGRTALLSTNFHF is encoded by the coding sequence ATGTCACGTCGACAAGTACAAATGCCGGTCAGCTCACCTCGTTTGCTCGCTTCTGCCATTGGCGTGGCGATCACCGCCAGCTCCGCTGGCCACGTGGTATTCGCCGCCGAAAAGACCGACAGCAAGCCTTCCGGCAATGCCATCGCCCTGGACGCCACGTCCATCACCGGCGAAAACCAGAGTTCGACCTCCTACCAGGTCGAGAAAGCCTCCTCGCCCAAGTACACCGCGCCGCTGGTCGACACGCCGCGCTCGGTGACCGTGATTCCGCAACAAGTCCTCAAGGACACCGGCGCCCTGAACATGCAGGACGCGCTGCGCACCGTGCCGGGCATCACCTTCGGCGCCGGTGAAGGCGGCAACCCTCAGGGCGACCGTCCGTTCATCCGCGGCTTCGACGCCCAGGGCGACACCTACCTGGACGGCGTGCGCGACACCGGCTCCCAGAGCCGCGAAATCTTCGCCGTGGAAAACATCGAAGTCAGCAAGGGCCCGAACTCGGCCATCGGCGGCCGTGGCGCCGCCGGAGGCAGCATCAACCTGGTGAGCAAGAAGGCGCACCTGGGCAACTCGTTCGACGGCGGCTTCACCTGGGGCTCCGACCAGACCCAGCGCTACACCCTGGACGGCAACTACCAGTTCAGCGACACCGCCGCCGGCCGCCTGAACCTGATGAGCCACGAAAGCAACGTCGCCGGCCGCGACAAGGTCGACTACGACCGCTGGGGCATCGCGCCGTCCCTGGCCTTCGGCCTGGGCACCGACACCCGCGTCAACCTCGACTACTACCACCTCGAGAGCAACGACACCCCGGATTCGGGCATCCCCTACACCATCCCGAAAGCCGGTTCCGCCGCACGCACCAAGTCCGATCCGGACAAGCCCTACGCCGGCGGCGACCACAGCAACTTCTACGGTCTTGACCGCGACTTCCGCAAGGGCCGCACCGACACCGCGACCTTCGCCATCGAGCATGACCTGAACGACTCGCTGACGATCAAGAACACCCTGCGCCACGGCACCAGCATGCAGGACTACATCCTGACCCAGCCGGACGACAGCAAGGGCAACGTCAACAACGGCAGCCTCTGGCGCCGCGCCAACACCCGCGTGAGCAACACCGAGACCACCACCAACCAGACCGACCTGTTCGGCACGTTCTACCTGGGCGGCTTCAAGAACAGCTTCTCCACCGGCGTCGAGTACACCCGCGAGGAAAGCAGCAAGTCCTCGTACAACGTCAACACCGACACCACGCCGCGCACCACCAACGTGCCGTCCAGCACCAACTGCACCCCGGCGATGATCGGCGCACCGAGCGGCTACAACTGCACCTCGCTGTCCAACCCGAACCCGAACGATCCGTGGAACGGCGCGATCTCGCGCAACTACGCCGGCACCGACACCCAGTCCGACACCTACGCGCTGTACGTGTTCGACACCCTGGAGCTGACCGAGCAGTGGCTGGTGAACATGGGCCTGCGCTACGACCACTTCGAGACCGGCTACAAGACCTACACCAACGCGGGCACCACCACCGCCAAGGGTTCCGACACCAGCGAGTTCGTCACCGGCCAGTTCGGCGTCGTCTACAAGCCGGCCGAGAACGGCAGCATCTATGCGTCCTTCGCCACCTCCGCCACGCCGCCGGGCAACACCCTGGGCGAAGGCATGGAAGGCAACCCGCTGGGCGGCACGCCGGACCGCAACGGCAACCTGCTCAAGAGCGACATGGAGCCGGAAACCACCAAGAACTACGAAATCGGCACCAAGTGGGACCTGCTGAACGATCGCCTGTCGCTGACCGCCGACATCTTCCGCACCGAGAAGGAAAACGCCCGCGTCCAGGTCGACACCACCTCGTACGAAAACGTCGGCAAGACTCGCGTGCAAGGTATCGAGCTGTCGGCCAGCGGCAAGATCACCGACAAGTGGCAAGTGTTCGCCGGCTACGCCTACATGGACAGCGAGCAAGTGGACGGCGGCGACCTGCCGGCCAACAAAGCCAACAACGGCAACGAACTGCCCAATACCCCGAAAAACAGCGCCAGCCTGTGGACCACCTACCAGCTCACGCCGAAGCTGACCGTCGGCGGCGGGGCATTCTATGTGGACGACGTGTTCGGCAGCGTGGCCAACACCACCATGGTCGACTCGTACGTCCGCTACGACGCGATGGCCGCCTACAAGCTGAGCAAGAACGTCGACCTGCAGCTGAACGTGCAGAACCTGACCAACGAAACCTACTACGACAAGGCCTTCTCGACCCACTTCGCCAACCAGGCGGCGGGCCGTACGGCACTGTTGAGCACCAACTTCCACTTCTGA